TAAACAAATTATGTTggtttttaaaataagaataaaatcaaatgaaacaaataaaattactgtcatttttttctttgaggttcgatttgatagagttttttgatttttcgtaAACGCCCCTGCCTTTTGGCTTAAAGTTTAGattaaagaagtataaaaagTCGAAAAGTGACTTATATATGTTGTCTCTTATTTGTTGCtatctaaaaatataataattttacgTACCCATTTTTTTAGGCGTTTGCAAATTGCCACTAAAAAAGCTAGTTTTTGAAGTGAtgtgaaagatttgaaaaaatgattattttttttgtgaaaataaaggaaaagagaTATAAAAGAGTAATTACGTCGTCGTTTAAAGTAAGTCCTCATGGTGAATCGCGTCACATCGTAATTTCCGGAGagtagaaattaaaaaataaaaaaagaaattcaaaatgaaGAATGCAACGGTTATTAACTTCCTCTTCCCTCCTTCCCCTTGTACTTATATACTATTCTTTTGAAATCTGTTAATCTTCTACTCTATTTTCTCCTCTCTCTTTCAATCCTCTGTGGCGCCGCTTGGTGTAGGCCAAGCGTCGGCGTCGCAAAAATAATGGACAATCATAATACATCCATTGTGCCTTATCATGACccttttgatgatgatgatgatgatgatgatgatgattctTTTGTTAATATTTCACTCTTTGATGAAAATCCAACCATTGACGGCGGTGACCACCCACCACCTTTAGATGAAAATCCAacaaatttgaattctgattTTGGTGTCTCCGACTATGATCCAATTTTGCTTGACATTTCATACGAATGTAGTAATCATTTGGTTGGGAATAGTACCAATGCAGAGGGTGATGTTCTGgggaataataataataataatttgcaTAATTGCCAAATTCTAAGAGAAATAACTCATGCCGATGGTCAGTGTGTTTATCTCTTAAATTTCTCTTTGGTTTTGGGGGATTGTGGAATTTTGAAGTAATTTAGTTGTTTGTTTCCTTCACAGGCTTGTTGATATCTAAGCTTGGAATTTTCGGAACAATAGGAAGGATCAGTCATGCAAGTCTTGAGAAATACACAATGGATTTTTCTGATCAAAGCCATGTCTCATCCCAAACATATGAGTACGGAGTTACATACCCTTCTCTATTGCTCTAGTTTATTTATAATGTACCTTTTTTTACTTGTTTGCTGAAATTAACTCTAGTTTTATATTCTTCTTCAACAGTTTTAGCAATGATAGTATAAGCAGTGTGAAGCAATTTTTAGTTCAATATTTCGAGGCTTGTAAGGGTGATGGTTATATGGTACTCGAAGATCCACTCTGTGAATTCTATCAAGCTTTAGGTGTTGGATTTGACGGTAGTGACTGTATTGACATTGATGGTCTACTTCAGTTATCTCCAACAACTTCGCGTAAGTAGCGTCTTTGCTTAGTCCTTTCATCTGaataaattatacaaaatattGCTTTAGTACTTTCATCTGTATCACCGAGATAATGTTCTTGCACGATATTTACATGCAGATGATATCCAAATGGAACAGCAAGAAATGGCAAACGAAAAAAACGAGGGCACTAGCAGTGACATGAGACACGAAAAGATCCCCCTTTCAGCACAGGTTTGTAGTTTGCACGCAGAGAGCTTATTAATATATATGGCAtcaaaaaattacttgattgttCATTTTCTCTGATACTACATTTATGTAGAGATTTTGCATTCTGATCACTTTTTTCTTTGATAGGGCAGAGGGAAAGAACTGCaaagttgaaattgaaagaCTTTGCAGGATATCTCCATCTTCCCATTGAGACAGCAGCtaagaaattgaaaatatgtCCTACTGTGATGAAAAAAATTTGCCGAAGGGATGGCTTACCAAGATGGCCCTATAGAAAGGtctcttcttttttcccttCCACCATCCCGCCCCTCATTTCTACATTGCCTTGATAATTGAGGTCACGGAATTTATTGCCTTGGAAATGATTGCAGATTAAAAGCATTAAGAGGAAGATATCGGAGCGAGGAAAGAGTTTAAGCTCTACTGATGTTAAAGAAAGGGAGAGTGCAAAGATCGACATCAGGAAGCTGGAAAAGGAACTTGCTaacattttaaaaagaattcaaTGACATCACATAGGTTTCTTATAAGTTAATAGTAATTCTCAACCATTTTTTGTCTCTACAGACTTCGCTTAttacttgtattttttatttctattgtaTTTATAGTTGAAGGCAGATTTAAATGTACAAAATGAGTTATATTGTGTATATACAGAATTTAGGAGTTTGAAACTTTCATATTTCTTTCTGTAATAAAGTTTGTTATGTAGCATAAGCCCACATTTCCGAGTGTCTTAGAGTTAATACAGCAGTTTGTTAGAACTACATTCCATTGGTTGTTCTATGTTTGCTTTTTGTTTGTACTCATGCCAACATCCTAGTAGTTAAAAGGACAAAATTTGCTTGTTTTATTCTCAGAATATACCATGTTTTGGAGCAATTTCCATTCTAGTTCAGATTGTTGTTTTTTCACTTTGTTGGCGTTTTGCTCACAAGAATCTGTAGAGCCGGCCTGTTTGATAAATGACCCTTCGGATACATCAAACCAGAGAGAATATTTCTCTAAGCAAATTATTGAAGACCACAGTACCTTTCTGACGTTCACAACTAGAAATCTAATTCACCTTGAGATGTCCGTGCTCGAGTTCATTAACAGAAAGGGTTGATCAGTGCTAGATATATATGAAGCTATTGCGGCTACTCAAGAAATACTACTGTTCCAtcttcaagaagaagaagaagaagcagatGGCGAATGTTGAGAAAGTTGTTGGTGTGAAGAAAGTGAGGCAAAAAGATCCAGATGGATGGGATCTGAGCATGCCACTCCCAGGGGACATCATAGAAGGTATTGCTGAATTAGCTGCTGATGATGACTCCTTTATTCAGGCCAAAGCATGGTCAGAGTTAACCTTATTTCTTGGTAAAATTGCTGGACATTTTGTTTGGTTCAAGGTTAGAAGGGGAGAGAGTACACTTAAACTCAGAGGATATGTCTTAGTTGAACGACGTTCCAATCTCCAGAAAAGGTTTGTCGTTAGAGCAGCATCTGATGAGAGACATCTTGCTGTTATAGCAGAATTAACTTTCGAACGTTGCACTGAACTCCAGGGTATAATTCTTCCTTCCACTACTACTACACATTTAAATAGAGTAAAACATCTTTATACTGTCTGCGTATTATGTATTTTTGCAGCAGTCTACCAGGAACATCgtacataaattatttatagcGGAATTTTGTTTGATGATGCAGAAATGAGCAGAAGAATGGTCAATTCGGGATCACGGGGGTATAACCAAATGGGATTACAATATGACTGGAAGATGAAGGTGGGAACTTATCTACCAGATTCTCGTTCTACAGTTGTATGCTCCATAGTTTTTATGCCTCTGACAAGAGAGTATAGAGTAGAAGCCACATTAGTTCGTACCATGGCCTGGTTTTCAGCAGCAGTATCTTCAGGAATCCCTCTTGTATTCATTAACATTCAAACCGAGCAATCAACAATTTGGTATTCCTCTCTACCTTTTCTGGTCGAGTTTAATTTCTATACATTGATAGTGTAAAATAATTCTTTACAACATTAAATCACCTAAAATCACTACAAATAACTGTACAAAATAAGGGGATTACTAACCTGGATAACAGATGGAAAATTCTTTAAGCTGTCAGTGTATATAACTAAATGAGTTCACCCAAACAAAAAGTTGCATCGTCAACTAATCTTTTCGTTCTTCTTCATGCTTTTTGtgtaaaggagaagagaaacaCTAGTGGAAAAGATCTCACTTGGAGTAGGCAACTAGATGGCTATGTTGGTAACCAATCCGCACAAGGTGTAAGGCTATGGTATCTACCAGGAATTGCAGAGGTTCCACTTGAATTAACACCTGAACCAACAGAAGCAAGATTTGGAATAGACATTAAACGAACAGATGAAGTAGTAGTCATTGCCTTTTCTTTTCCGAAAATgccttcatatatatataacttaaggctaagacatgctaaaagaaagaaaaggtaagcttcacataccttttatggattaatTATAACCCAGCTCGCCTCGTTATCTCCTTGACctattaacatgagagtaatactaagtttaataacctttcactttccaatttccaactctacaaccaagtacccataggaatcatttccttatccaataccctcgactagtttgttactagttctaaagttatcgaaaatcgggcagcattttccctataactttaccatccccgagatttcaaattGGACAccgtgtcaacaaccataccaacaacaacaaccaacagcATATACAAGtgaattacttcaacattacacaatacaaactccaaacaactcgcccgaagctacgatatcaaaatagagtttttaatctttatttcgcaaaacctttaacaatacgaaagggagggtcgtgtggctgtaaccagaagtacccacaccccttttagaacacttttcagccctgcaacatgccatccaaccagctgcaaccgcagcaccacaatcgcaatacactaagtggtgacatgtgtcaagccctaagtggtccAACGCACCCCCTCCTCCAACTAGAGGCTACCACGTGGTAGGTGGGGACCACCCCCTTGCTTCAGTTGCTTCCACGTGGCATTCCCAGCTGCTTCCATATGGCACTacctcatgctgccatgtgtcactctattttcctcctcgtgggttcgtaatctcatcttactttatgaaactatgtaatccttactacgtaagtttggtatgcactcaagtagcttgagtatgtaatatttttAAGTAGGTAGTGATGCAACCATAAATTGTCTACTCAGCCAAGTGACCTAGATGGTGGACAATTAAACAACTTCAAaacaaactttaaaaaaaataagaagaaaaagctaCAACCACAAAAAActattagattttttaaaaaaaaaattggggtcttgaagaggtatattgttTTTGActtagataaattatgaaaaatttaatggaggtagatttttatttcatccaataagaaaataacaaatgataaatatttttaaaaaataaaaaataaaaagagtgttgttagtttcaaggaTTATAGTGAGCCAAAAAGGTGAATTGAAaggtatttttagaccaaaatgtGAGTAGAAGGATATTCTTAGACCAAAAGGTGGATGGAgagtatttttaaatatttttctatagTTCATGAGTATTTTTGGCCCTTTTTCGAAAAGAATAATACAATTACATAGGAAGAAAATTAGGTTTAAGTCACCGACAGCCACTCAAAGTTGTCTGCATATTTCACTTGGACACCTCAACTAGAACGTGTACCTATTGAACACCTTATTTGTTCAAAAGTCATTCCTATTAGACACAAAATGCTGACATGGCAAAAAAAGTGTATGTCACCTCTCTTAAGCGCGTAAAACAATTAGAAATaatatttcttctatttttattttcaagctTATAcacctggaaaaaaaaattaaaaataaaaaaatggggTCTTCTTCTCCGGTCCAATGTTTTCCCTGCAACCATTTCCATGTCTCTTTACACACACACCCTAGCCCTCACCtctccccctctctctctctctctctctcaccctctccaattcttcttctgttttttccttctttcgttttttttaattattatatatatctaAGTCTCAAATTTTCCGACAAAGCtctattttttgataaaaataatatgaattgattattttctttgatAAAATCTGTTATTgttttttataattatgatgAAGAAATATTAGTGGGAAAAAAATGAAGACAATGGACGGAGATTTTGATACTATCAAAATGAAAGGGAGTGAATTTTTTAGCTTGGATACGCAATAATGGTATATTATTTGCGCCAATGAAAGGATCAGGTTCAGTAGAAAAGAATAAAGAGGTGGGGGCGAGTTAATTAACAGTGATGGTAGCGCACCGCTGGTGAAAGGGTAAACGGGTTTGacgatgaagaagaagaacggATGGGGCTGGGGTGGGTGGgttaattcaaaaaaaactttttgtttttttaaaattctttttgaattATCTAAatggagttttaaaaaaatattttatccaatCGCCACGTGTTGTCATTTCATTGATCCGTCTACTGTGCATTTGTGTTTGAGATACACGCACCTTTGCCTTTCAACTGATTTTCATTTTGTGTCAAATaggtataaatttatttaaattaaagtgtTCAATCGATACACGTTCTAATTGAAATGTCCAAGTAAAATATGCAGATAACTTTGAGTAGCCGTCGATGAGTTAAGTCAAAAAACTATTGGACTTTATCACAAATATTCTTTTCCAATTTAacaatacataaaatttatacatATCTTTAGAAAAAATAGGGTCCTAAAATGTTGAGTCTTAAAACCATTGTTTAACTGCTTTGTAGTTAAGCCAGCCCTCTATTTAACTCTATATTAAGCTAAATTTGGGTTGATGATGTTAAACGCATTTCTCAAAACAGAACACTTGGATATTCACAATAGGTCCTCaattgataatttgattttcaataatttaattttaaaatgtccTTATTGTTACCTAATAACTtggtataaaagaaagtaaattgagaaaagaaaaaaaggaaaagcaagaaAAGAGATACTCTACCAATACTGGGGAGAGACGTGGTACATACAGATCCCAATGTGGATGATGGTCCAAATATGAACTCTTTTCTCGACAAAAGCTTACACCACTAAtctctcctcctccttcttcttcttcttttgtctCTATTTCTACTGTTTGCTTCACGTTCACTTTTTCTCTCTCATCACCTGCCCTCCCATCAAAATCCCCACCCCAAAACAATCTGCAAACTGTATGGACTATCatcattaattattatttttaattaaagatttcAAATATAATGACCTTTTCGGAGAACCCTAAAAACTAATAACCGGTAATTCTTTATTAAgtacaaatatacatattacatatttAATCAACATATTTTGTGTATCACAGTTGGGGCTCATAGTTAACTTGGGCCGACAGGCCTAAAGTGGAGGggaaaaaaatccaaaaacacCTCTAGACAAAGAGCATGAAAACATCTTGATAGAGAGTGCAATCAGTATATATGATGCCTAAAGGAGAAGTGTGTGCAAGTATGTGACGTCCACCCCCATTTAAAAGGATCTGCTTCATAATTTCAAACTAATGTCGAAAATGACAGCTGTTTCATGGATATTTTTAGAACTAATCCACTTGGAGAAGACATCAACCCCAAATAAATGAACAAATCACACTCCATATGGTCAAAGTTGAAGTTTCTAAAGCTGTGATAGCTCAATAGAGTGTGCAAGATGAAATGTTCCAGCAAGTAGGGTCACTGATGTCCGTAGTACAATACTATTGTTACATCTCCTGAATAGCACATGTTTCCTGGAGATTATTAACTGTTCCAAGTTCAGGAACAAGTTTCCTTTTCATCTTAACTTCCTGTTTATAAAACAACTCGGCCTGTGGCTTTTTTTAGGGAGATTGATGTTGATAGAAGACCAAAAACAGAACAATCACCAGTGTGATAGATAAACAGTTGCAGGCAGCAGTATTCCCTTATTGAACATAGTTTCATTCTCGTTTAGGCATTAAATCCACCTTCAGCACAAGATTATGTTGCAATTTGCAAACCAAAACTTGGAGATAAGATTAAGGATGATTGATTAGAATGCTGAACATCAACCACTACTGAAGAATGGACAATCCTCTTATTTTCAAGATCTGATCCCAATTTCTGTTGAATGGACTTTCAGTTCTGGGAATTCCGCCTCTGTACTAACATTAGACTCCTTATTTCATATAAGT
The genomic region above belongs to Solanum dulcamara chromosome 5, daSolDulc1.2, whole genome shotgun sequence and contains:
- the LOC129888307 gene encoding uncharacterized protein LOC129888307; translated protein: MDNHNTSIVPYHDPFDDDDDDDDDDSFVNISLFDENPTIDGGDHPPPLDENPTNLNSDFGVSDYDPILLDISYECSNHLVGNSTNAEGDVLGNNNNNNLHNCQILREITHADGLLISKLGIFGTIGRISHASLEKYTMDFSDQSHVSSQTYDFSNDSISSVKQFLVQYFEACKGDGYMVLEDPLCEFYQALGVGFDGSDCIDIDGLLQLSPTTSHDIQMEQQEMANEKNEGTSSDMRHEKIPLSAQRERTAKLKLKDFAGYLHLPIETAAKKLKICPTVMKKICRRDGLPRWPYRKIKSIKRKISERGKSLSSTDVKERESAKIDIRKLEKELANILKRIQ
- the LOC129890582 gene encoding uncharacterized protein LOC129890582, which gives rise to MKLLRLLKKYYCSIFKKKKKKQMANVEKVVGVKKVRQKDPDGWDLSMPLPGDIIEGIAELAADDDSFIQAKAWSELTLFLGKIAGHFVWFKVRRGESTLKLRGYVLVERRSNLQKRFVVRAASDERHLAVIAELTFERCTELQEMSRRMVNSGSRGYNQMGLQYDWKMKVGTYLPDSRSTVVCSIVFMPLTREYRVEATLVRTMAWFSAAVSSGIPLVFINIQTEQSTIWYSSLPFLEKRNTSGKDLTWSRQLDGYVGNQSAQGVRLWYLPGIAEVPLELTPEPTEARFGIDIKRTDEALNPPSAQDYVAICKPKLGDKIKDD